In Colletotrichum higginsianum IMI 349063 chromosome 1, whole genome shotgun sequence, one genomic interval encodes:
- a CDS encoding Chitinase 1 yields the protein MIGSNLLLPLFLASIAGAVPAKERRSVRPSCKSPETVVQSTRVIVPVSQAATTASRSVVPSALGPGPGPGSIIVSSFLPPVSPTEGPAPPVISPPVVSPVVPSTPSSVSPPQTSNTGVVSPPVTNPGTPSSGYRNVLLRGIYGANYQPADIPADKVTHLLYSFADIAADGEVFSSDPWSDTQRKYPGDSNEAGNAYGCIKQLYAIKKQNRKLKLVLSIGGWTWSPKFVPVAATEAGRQRFATSAIKLMHDWGFDGIDIDWEYPTNAQEAANFVALLKICREELDKHAAQYAPGYHFALTIACPAGPTHYQKMDLRGMDPYVDAWHLMAYDYAGSWDTTSGHQANLFADPSNPEATKFSTEAALAYYLGQGIRSDKIVLGLPLYGRSFLNTNGIGKPYQGLGQGSLEEGVWHYKVLPRAGAVEVFDQTAGALYSYDAGSRELVTYDNLQSANFKADYLLRKRLGGAVFWEAAGDRKGEGSLVGTLASKMGTLDPAQNWLSYPNSQYVNIKNNLA from the exons ATGATTGGGTCAAACCTCCTTCTACCTCTTTTCCTCGCGTCCATCGCGGGCGCGGTGCCCGCGAAAGAGCGTCGCTCAGTACGGCCGAGCTGCAAAAGCCCAGAGACCGTCGTTCAGTCAACAAGGGTCATCGTACCCGTGTCACAGGCGGCCACGACTGCGAGTCGGTCCGTGGTCCCCTCAGCCCtggggccggggccggggccgggtTCCATCATCGTGTCCTCATTTCTTCCTCCAGTATCCCCGACGGAAGGGCCGGCGCCACCTGTCATCTCGCCGCCTGTGGTTTCCCCTGTCGTGccctcaacgccttctaGTGTGTCCCCGCCTCAGACGTCGAACACGGGTGTCGTGTCGCCGCCTGTGACGAACCCAGGAACACCTTCGTCAGGATACAGAAATGTGCT ACTCAGGGGCATCTACGGAGCCAACTACCAACCAGCAGACATTCCTGCTGACAAGGTGACGCACCTGCTCTACTCTTTCGCCGACATCgctgccgatggcgaggt GTTCTCGTCCGACCCCTGGTCGGACACGCAACGAAAGTACCCGGGTGACTCCAACGAGGCCGGGAACGCATATGGCTGCATCAAGCAGCTGtacgccatcaagaagcaGAACCGCAAACTCAAGCTCGTCCTCTCTATTGGCGGCTGGACGTGGTCGCCCAAATTTGTCCCCGTTGCCGCAACCGAGGCAGGCCGCCAGCGCTTCGCCACGTCTGCCATCAAACTCATGCACGACTGGGGCTTCGATGG GATCGACATCGACTGGGAATACCCTACCAACGCCCAGGAGGCAGCCAACTTCGTAGCCCTCCTTAAAATCTGccgcgaggagctcgacaagCACGCCGCGCAGTACGCCCCCGGCTATCACTTCGCCCTTACCATTGCCTGCCCGGCTGGCCCAACGCACTACCAGAAGATGGACCTGCGTGGCATGGACCCCTACGTCGACGCCTGGCATCTCATGGCTTACGACTATGCCGGGTCATGGGACACTACGTCGGGCCACCAAGCAAACCTATTTGCCGATCCGTCCAACCCCGAGGCCACCAAATTCAGCACCGAGGCCGCGTTGGCGTACTATCTCGGCCAGGGCATCCGCAGCGACAAGATCGTCCTGGGCCTCCCGCTTTACGGCCGCTCGTTCCTCAACACGAACGGCATCGGCAAGCCGTACCAAGGTCTCGGGCAAGGGtccctcgaggagggcgtgTGGCACTACAAGGTGCTTCCGCGGGCCGGCGCTGTTGAGGTCTTTGACCAGACGGCCGGCGCGCTGTACAGCTACGACGCAGGCTCACGGGAGCTGGTGACGTATGACAACCTCCAGAGCGCCAACTTCAAGGCGGACTACCTTCTCCGGAAGAGACTCGGCGGCGCTGTTTTCTGGGAAGCGGCAGGCGACCGTAAGGGCGAGGGCAGTCTTGTGGGCACGCTGGCAAGCAAGATGGGCACCTTGGACCCGGCGCAGAACTGGCTCAGTTACCCCAACAGCCAGTACGTCAACATCAAGAACAATCTGGCATGA
- a CDS encoding Ran GTPase activating protein 1, which yields MASSRKVFSLEGKGLKLDTADDLEPHIVELRSTDVEEVKFLGNTLGVGACKRLGEVLATKNNLQSADLSDIFTGRLLSEIPEALSSLLTSILNLPKLTTINLNDNAFGINTQAPVVAFLAAHVPLQHLYLNNNGLGPHAGILVADALSELHAKKEAARKEGRDVPYLETVICGRNRLENGSMQAWAKAFSLHNKIKEIKMVQNGIRQEGISHLISEGLNHATELRILDLQDNTFTVSGAKAVASVLPTWSHLQELGLNDAYLTAKGTALVARALAKGKQDKLEILRLAFNDITPKALIGIASAVSDSLPALKKVELNGNKFEEEDPSVTAIREQLEERKEKIGGDIVDEDAWGLDSLSDLEGEDSDEEEEEESEEEEEEEELKPAKRTEILVKEAEEAQEGPTVQLKDKEVDDLTKKLSKTEI from the exons ATGGCGTCCTCGCGCAAGGTGTTCTCCCTTGAGGGAAAGGGGCTCAAGCTCGACACTGCTGATGACCTTGAACCCCACATCGTCGAGTTGCGCTCgaccgacgtcgaggaggtcaagtTCCTGGGAAACACCCTGGGCGTTGGCGCTTGCAAGCGTCTCGGTGAGGTTTTGGCCACCAAGAACAACCTCCAG TCCGCCGACCTCTCCGACATTTTTACCGGCCGCCTCCTGAGCGAAATCCCCGAGGCCCTGTCCTCCCTCCTCACTTCGATCCTCAACCTTCCCAAACTCACGACGATCAACCTGAATGACAATGCCTTTGGTATCAACACTCAGGCACCCGTCGTTGCCTTCCTTGCTGCCCACGTTCCCCTCCAGCACCTGTATCTGAACAACAACGGTCTAGGTCCCCACGCCGGTATCCTGGTGGCGGATGCGCTCTCTGAGCTGCACGCCAAAAAAGAGGCGGCGAgaaaggaaggcagggaTGTCCCATACCTTGAGACTGTTATCTGTGGTCGCAATCGTCTGGAGAATGGCAGTATGCAGGCCTGGGCCAAAGCCTTCAGCCTCCACAACAAGATCAAGGAGATCAAGATGGTCCAGAACGGCATTCGCCAGGAGGGCATCAGCCACCTCATCAGCGAGGGTCTGAACCACGCGACGGAGCTTCGCATCCTTGACCTCCAGGACAACACCTTTACCGTCTCAGGTGCCAAGGCTGTGGCCAGTGTTCTCCCTACATGGTCGCACCTCCAGGAGTTGGGTCTCAACGATGCCTACCTCACGGCCAAGGGTACCGCTCTCGTCGCCAGGGCTCTTGCTAAGGGAAAGCAGGACAAGCTTGAGATTCTTCGCCTGGCTTTCAACGACATCACCCCTAAGGCTCTGATTGGCATCGCAAGTGCCGTTTCCGACTCTCTGCCTGCGCTGAAGAAAGTTGAGCTCAACGGCAACAAGtttgaggaggaggacccATCCGTCACCGCTATCCGCGAGCAGCTTGAGGAGCGCAAGGAGAAGatcggcggcgacatcgtcgacgaggacgcgtGGGGTCTCGACAGCCTCAGCgacctcgagggcgaggactctgacgaggaggaagaggaggaatctgaggaggaagaggaggaggaggagttgAAGCCTGCTAAGAGAACCGAAAtcctcgtcaaggaggccgaggaagctCAGGAGGGGCCCACCGTCCAgctcaaggacaaggaggtgGACGACCTGACCAAGAAGCTGTCCAAGACGGAGATTTAG
- a CDS encoding C2H2 finger domain-containing protein encodes MARGDSTPPESPLSSMDNSDASDEEVHDYEDESLLRPSKRQKLGAASTTSPAVVAEPEPDAVPEPDPLDGMSDVSSDTSGDIPSSPINAKLDEEDFQEQVTACAWEGCDAGDFGNMDKLVDHIHSDHIESRQKKYTCEWIGCNRKSMGHASGYALKAHMRSHTREKPFYCYLPECDRSFTRSDALAKHMRTVHETEALRPSDPVPKSMQAGPTGKGKLKIIIKTPQSHAAGQDDAIDDGADDDELSADLFTPLTEEQGFTAEELKLPLEKLYKLCRFQVKWAQDESAKLAEEVKHWEKQYKDLWREKEVLFSQVVKSEVDWHERRQAVLSGAADVQLSGVLESQEGNSGATNGDSSNSRQDSNPNDTLANGTGSTEITAAG; translated from the exons atGGCTCGTGGAGACTCGACACCGCCCGAATCGCCCTTGTCATCAATGGACAACAGCGATGCCTCCGATGAGGAGGTTCACGACTATGAGGACGAGTCGCTGCTCCGCCCTTCGAAGCGACAGAAGCTGGGAGCTGCCTCGACAACATCTCCCGCAGTCGTCGCCGAACCTGAACCTGACGCTGTTCCCGAGCCGGACCCGTTGGACGGCATGTCGGACGTCTCATCAGACACCTCCGGCGACATTCCCAGTTCGCCAATCAACGCCAAGCTCGATGAAGAGGACTTCCAAGAGCAGGTCACGGCGTGTGCCTGGGAGGGCTGCGACGCGGGTGACTTTGGCAATATGGATAAGTTGGTGGACCACATTCACAGCGATCATATCGAGAGCCGACAGAAAAAGTACACATGCGAATGGATTGGATGCAATAGGAAGAGCATGGGCCATGCCAGCGGTTACGCTCTGAAAGCCCACATGCGTAGCCACACTAGGGAGAAGCCTTTCTACTGCTATCTACCGG AATGTGATCGCTCATTTACAAGATCCGATGCGTTGGCGAAGCACATGCGCACCGTCCACGAGACGGAGGCCCTGCGCCCTTCCGACCCTGTTCCCAAGTCCATGCAGGCTGGTCCTACGGGCAAGGGCAAACTGAAGATCATCATCAAGACCCCTCAATCACATGCCGCAGGACAagacgacgccatcgacgatggtgcggacgacgacgagctctcGGCTGACCTTTTTACACCCCTGACGGAGGAACAAGGCTTCACCGCCGAGGAACTCAAATTGCCTCTCGAGAAGCTCTACAAACTTTGCAGGTTCCAAGTCAAATGGGCCCAGGATGAATCAGCCAAGCTGGCGGAAGAAGTGAAACACTGGGAGAAGCAATACAAGGACCTCTGGCGCGAGAAGGAAGTTCTCTTCTCCCAGGTTGTGAAGAGCGAGGTCGACTGGCACGAACGCCGGCAGGCAGTGCTCTCTGGCGCAGCAGACGTTCAACTCTCGGGTGTACTTGAAAGCCAAGAGGGCAACTCTGGTGCGACAAACGGCGATAGTTCGAACTCTCGACAAGACTCGAATCCGAATGATACTCTGGCCAACGGGACCGGCTCAACGGAGATTACGGCAGCCGGCTAG
- a CDS encoding Cytosolic Fe-S cluster assembly factor NAR1 has protein sequence MSAILSADDLNDFISPGVACIKPIETLPSAAPSSQDASSLEHEVILDGQPGSAAAANAPPAEISLTDCLACSGCVTSAEAVLVSMQSHTEVLNTLDFGPALRIVGPDCSGQFRVDGLEDESRKLFVASVSPQTRASLAAAAGGGTTEEEAGHMLERLLSGPEGLASAGKHRNGFTWVLDTNVAREACLVLGADEVLGAERAPASTAAAATKPILTSSCPGWVCYAEKTHPYVLPHLSRVKSPQALMGTLLKTTLSKKLGIPPSRIWHLAVMPCFDKKLEASREELTDSVWAGDGLPGRGVRDVDCVITSKEVLMLAESRGLNFFDVPRSKLNHQRPLFPDARLASFLFPGHGAHRSSRAAGTSGGNLYFTLQSVASKHPDSQIQVVRGRNADVVEFIVASSTGDPIFKAARYYGFRNIQNLVRKLKPARPSRMPGGKAFGAARRPTGKSAGLEYAYVEVMACPGGCTNGGGQIKVDDPIIVERKGYEVKPGPEEQRYFLAEVDEAYFSAEDSDGEDAVSLNGDAGRDVVDGISPSYIRNTLAHWADITGIDLGRLALTTYREVVSDVGKDKVSETERVVQLAGKIGGGW, from the coding sequence ATGAGCGCGATTCTCTCGGCAGACGACCTGAACGACTTCATTAGTCCAGGCGTCGCCTGTATCAAGCCAATCGAaaccctcccctccgccgcgcCTTCATCGCAAGACGCCTCCTCCCTCGAGCACGAAGTAATCCTTGACGGCCAGCccggctccgccgccgcagcaaACGCTCCGCCCGCCGAGATCTCCCTGACAGACTGCCTCGCCTGCTCCGGCTGCGTCACctccgccgaggccgtcctcgtGAGCATGCAGTCCCATACCGAGGTCCTCAACACCCTCGACTTCGGCCCCGCGCTGCGCATCGTCGGCCCCGACTGCAGCGGCCAGTTCcgcgtcgatggcctcgaggacgagagccGCAAGCTGTTCGTTGCCAGCGTGTCGCCCCAGACGAGAGCGAGCctggccgcggcggcggggggcggcacgaccgaggaggaggccggaCACATGCTCGAGAGGCTGCTCAGCGGACCCGAAGGCCTTGCGAGCGCGGGGAAGCACAGGAATGGATTCACGTGGGTCCTAGACACGAACGTCGCGCGCGAGGCGTGTTTGGTCCTCGGCGCAGACGAGGTCTTGGGCGCCGAGAGAGCGCCTgcgtcaacggcggcggcggcgacgaagccCATCCTCACGTCGTCGTGTCCCGGCTGGGTGTGCTACGCCGAGAAGACGCACCCGTACGTGCTCCCGCACCTGTCACGTGTCAAGTCGCCTCAGGCGCTGATGGGCACGTTGCTCAAGACTACTCTCAGCAAgaaactcgggatcccgcCGAGCAGGATCTGGCATCTGGCCGTCATGCCGTGTTTCGACAAGAAACTCGAGGCGAGCCGCGAGGAGCTCACCGACTCAGTCTGGGCGGGAGACGGGCTTCCGGGCAGGGGCGTCCGCGACGTTGATTGCGTCATCACAAGCAAGGAGGTTCTCATGCTGGCGGAATCAAGGGGCTTGAATTTCTTTGACGTCCCCCGGAGCAAGCTTAACCACCAGCGTCCACTTTTTCCCGACGCGCGCCTGGCGAGCTTCCTCTTTCCCGGCCATGGCGCCCACCGCTCGTCCCGGGCGGCCGGAACGTCTGGCGGCAACCTCTACTTCACCCTCCAATCCGTGGCCTCCAAGCATCCCGATTCCCAGATCCAAGTCGTTCGCGGACGcaacgccgacgtcgtcgagttcATTGTTGCCTCTTCCACCGGAGACCCGATATTCAAAGCCGCCAGGTACTATGGATTCCGCAACATTCAAAACCTGGTACGGAAGCTGAAGCCGGCACGGCCGTCCCGCATGCCCGGCGGCAAGGCGTTCGGCGCCGCCAGGCGGCCGACCGGCAAGTCTGCCGGGCTCGAGTATGCCTACGTCGAAGTCATGGCTTGCCCCGGTGGCTGCACTAATGGTGGTGGACAGATTAAGGTCGATGACCCCATCATCGTCGAGCGCAAGGGTTACGAGGTCAAGCCGGGGCCCGAGGAGCAGAGGTATTTTTtggccgaggttgacgaggcgTACTTCTCGGCGGAGGActcggacggcgaggacgctGTGTCCCTGAACGGAGACGCTGGAAgagatgttgttgatggaaTTTCGCCTTCTTATATTCGGAATACCCTGGCGCATTGGGCGGACATTACTGGCATAGACCTCGGTAGACTGGCGCTCACCACGTATCGCGAAGTGGTCAGCGACGTGGGCAAGGACAAGGTGAGCGAGACGGAACGCGTTGTCCAGCTGGCGGGCAAGATTGGCGGAGGCTGGTAG